A stretch of the Streptococcus himalayensis genome encodes the following:
- a CDS encoding XRE family transcriptional regulator, producing MFSSTKLKEYRTAQKLSQTAIASKLSVTRATLSAWETGKTVPNKKHLQELAQVLQIKPNDLQEEHPHLTRYKQLNKTNKKKVDELTQDLLRAQKVVPLFSVQVLDNVALSAGHGSGFYDEYETREVFTDKEYLYDVATWIEGQSMEPVYQDGEVALIREGSFDYDGAVYAIAWNDQVYIKKVYLEKDGYRLVSINDSYPDKFAPAEDEPRIVGKIVGNFMPIEQ from the coding sequence ATGTTCTCATCCACCAAATTAAAAGAATACAGAACAGCCCAAAAACTATCACAGACAGCCATCGCAAGCAAGCTAAGTGTCACTAGAGCCACACTGTCAGCTTGGGAGACAGGCAAAACTGTCCCCAATAAGAAACACCTACAAGAGCTAGCTCAAGTTCTTCAAATCAAACCCAATGACCTTCAAGAAGAACACCCTCACTTAACCCGCTACAAACAGCTCAACAAGACAAACAAAAAGAAGGTCGATGAGCTAACTCAAGACCTTCTCAGAGCACAAAAAGTTGTGCCTCTCTTTAGTGTACAAGTTCTTGATAATGTCGCCCTCTCGGCAGGACATGGATCTGGCTTCTACGATGAATACGAGACTAGAGAAGTCTTTACAGACAAAGAATACCTCTACGATGTGGCGACTTGGATTGAAGGTCAATCGATGGAACCGGTCTATCAAGACGGTGAGGTAGCCTTAATCCGTGAAGGAAGCTTTGATTACGACGGTGCAGTCTATGCCATTGCCTGGAACGACCAAGTCTACATCAAGAAAGTTTATCTTGAGAAAGATGGCTATCGCCTCGTTTCCATCAATGACTCCTATCCAGATAAGTTTGCGCCAGCAGAGGACGAACCACGAATTGTCGGGAAAATAGTGGGAAATTTTATGCCTATTGAACAGTAA
- a CDS encoding PoNe immunity protein domain-containing protein, whose translation MRDKLKNHDYFELFVSKQFQRINNFEKKLLDIEALDEKIIRNIKNAIFKISFEILLAKYSKGEDIALIREDYMNTIPKYKAVFSEIIDVNSLQFIALGVLLNVDLFDDKEFLSLLDKFEVSHGVIDILMNKKNITDINSYKDIKQFRPWIAELYQRSDDRDVIISNQLSNWYRSQKGNYFYGFDKKPELLYFGYWALEIAALVKVLNIPDDSFKDNKYYPYDLVHFGG comes from the coding sequence ATGAGAGATAAACTAAAAAATCATGATTATTTTGAGCTATTTGTTTCTAAACAGTTCCAGCGTATAAATAATTTTGAAAAGAAACTATTAGATATTGAAGCTTTGGATGAAAAGATTATTAGAAATATTAAGAATGCTATTTTCAAGATATCCTTTGAAATCCTTTTAGCGAAATATTCTAAGGGTGAAGACATAGCTTTGATCAGAGAGGATTATATGAATACTATTCCTAAATATAAGGCTGTGTTTTCAGAAATTATTGACGTAAATAGTCTTCAGTTTATAGCTTTGGGTGTTCTATTGAATGTTGATTTATTTGATGATAAGGAATTTTTATCATTACTTGATAAATTTGAAGTTTCACATGGTGTGATTGATATTCTTATGAACAAAAAGAATATTACTGATATTAATAGCTATAAAGATATCAAACAGTTTAGACCTTGGATTGCAGAACTTTATCAAAGGTCTGATGACAGAGATGTTATAATTTCGAATCAGTTATCGAACTGGTATAGAAGTCAAAAAGGGAATTATTTTTATGGTTTTGATAAAAAGCCAGAACTACTATATTTCGGTTACTGGGCGTTAGAAATCGCTGCTCTGGTAAAGGTGTTGAATATCCCAGATGATTCTTTCAAAGACAATAAGTATTACCCTTACGATTTAGTTCATTTTGGAGGTTAA
- a CDS encoding RHS repeat-associated core domain-containing protein translates to MMVSTKAGEELSSLSYTYDLAGNKLTSTETVDGKEEKTTFSYDDNNRLIKLEGSEGIISYSYDKNGNRIAQEKNNEKLEYIYDTENRLLAVKDKDGLLMAALYDGDDNRVFTASRKEGKNTYQLFRIKENDQKTTNSRKSPKTSPNGEENSLFWYGFSQNVLQALSSFPQTVGSIWHSIFDDVSSAYHQKVAKDRATKDGLVVNPPSLGNLPGEGDVTYASEVKDVLIPYTTREDTYKYYEEHNYVNDVNREHTEVLQTYDHDLKARETYSYGHGRTSYLNNQTNKSYQYLTNQSGSVTGLTQDGKAVASSSYQLYGSTKKSTDETGNPYAYNGEARDSTGLDYLRARYYDSHAGTFLTEDSYQGEVTAPLSQNRYAYVHNNPVNYTDPSGHFLKGLINGAKKAWNGVKNLYNRATTFVGNVAKSAVNFGRNVVNWVGNKVSQAANWVGTQVNKATNWAAQQWNNYQQRGVSYQASGPQAYYPSASSYASQQQAQAQAQAEARRQQHIRDEYTQATGLKTTPKTREAQSMFRNWGKALKEMYTHVCTTAKRIKNDTVQFLKKVDWKKVGIAAVATVAAVAVTVATAGAAAPVVAGLVGATGLTGFGAAVATGVAVGAVSGAAGGGVHALTSGVLSGQKPGDILNNTVNGAINGAFTGGLTGGLLGGFGSATSSVANPLARHVVDTVGETATDTIVDATQGGKVTPGSIAASFAINAISEGISVRASKGPKADVAKNKPKSGDVPVTKPLKDVTPVQQLALPGPTSKPLALPEPKSTPKTDFYVGPDGTTLPATGYRYMNSQYADQTVKSMQAPGGYIGFTRFDSAKQVQDAYQIAPDWSDTKLRGEFDTLQIFDNVRVPRAYGDKAGETLEPLTKVYPEFGTGGYPQLITDKAKNINFRDVAIIGD, encoded by the coding sequence ATGATGGTATCTACTAAGGCTGGTGAGGAACTCTCTAGCCTCTCTTACACCTATGACCTTGCGGGCAATAAACTCACAAGTACCGAAACGGTAGACGGGAAAGAAGAGAAAACCACCTTTAGCTACGATGACAACAATCGCTTGATCAAGCTAGAAGGTTCAGAAGGCATCATTAGCTACAGCTATGACAAGAATGGCAATCGAATTGCACAAGAAAAGAATAACGAGAAATTAGAGTATATCTACGATACAGAAAACCGTCTCCTTGCCGTGAAGGACAAGGATGGGCTTCTCATGGCAGCCCTCTATGATGGGGATGATAACCGAGTGTTTACCGCTAGTCGTAAGGAAGGTAAGAACACCTATCAGCTCTTTAGAATAAAAGAGAATGATCAAAAGACGACTAACAGTCGCAAATCTCCTAAGACGAGTCCGAACGGTGAGGAAAACTCTCTCTTCTGGTATGGCTTTAGTCAAAATGTTCTTCAAGCCCTGTCTAGTTTCCCACAAACGGTTGGTTCTATCTGGCATAGTATCTTTGACGATGTGTCAAGTGCTTATCACCAAAAGGTCGCAAAAGATAGAGCAACGAAGGATGGGCTTGTCGTTAACCCACCATCTCTCGGCAATCTACCGGGAGAGGGAGATGTGACCTATGCCTCCGAAGTGAAGGATGTCTTGATTCCGTACACCACACGAGAGGATACCTACAAATACTACGAAGAGCATAACTATGTCAATGATGTCAATCGGGAACATACAGAGGTTCTTCAAACCTACGACCATGATTTGAAAGCTCGGGAGACCTATAGCTATGGTCATGGACGAACCTCGTACCTGAACAACCAGACCAACAAATCTTACCAATATCTGACCAACCAGTCAGGGTCAGTGACAGGTCTAACTCAAGACGGTAAGGCCGTTGCTTCAAGTAGCTACCAGCTCTATGGTTCTACTAAGAAGAGCACAGACGAGACAGGCAATCCTTATGCCTACAATGGTGAAGCGAGAGACAGTACAGGACTTGACTATTTACGGGCAAGGTATTATGATAGTCATGCGGGTACCTTCCTGACAGAAGACAGCTACCAAGGTGAAGTAACAGCCCCACTTAGCCAGAACCGCTATGCCTATGTCCATAATAACCCCGTCAACTACACCGACCCAAGTGGGCATTTCTTGAAAGGACTTATCAACGGCGCTAAAAAAGCTTGGAACGGTGTGAAGAACCTTTACAATAGAGCGACAACCTTTGTAGGAAATGTGGCTAAGTCAGCTGTTAATTTTGGTAGAAATGTTGTCAATTGGGTCGGCAATAAGGTAAGCCAAGCAGCTAACTGGGTTGGTACTCAGGTTAACAAGGCTACGAACTGGGCAGCTCAGCAGTGGAATAACTATCAACAACGAGGAGTAAGTTATCAAGCATCGGGACCACAAGCCTATTATCCAAGCGCTTCTTCCTATGCTTCCCAGCAACAAGCGCAGGCTCAAGCGCAAGCTGAGGCACGTCGTCAACAACATATTCGAGATGAATATACCCAAGCTACTGGTCTAAAAACAACTCCGAAAACTCGCGAAGCTCAGAGTATGTTTAGAAACTGGGGTAAGGCACTGAAAGAAATGTACACACATGTTTGTACAACTGCGAAGCGGATAAAAAATGATACCGTTCAATTCCTGAAAAAAGTAGACTGGAAGAAAGTCGGTATTGCGGCAGTAGCGACTGTTGCAGCAGTAGCGGTTACTGTGGCGACAGCAGGAGCAGCAGCACCAGTTGTTGCGGGGCTAGTAGGAGCTACTGGACTAACCGGTTTTGGAGCAGCAGTAGCCACGGGTGTAGCAGTTGGAGCTGTCAGTGGAGCCGCAGGAGGAGGCGTACATGCCTTAACCTCGGGCGTCCTTTCTGGACAGAAGCCAGGTGACATCCTCAACAATACTGTTAATGGTGCTATCAATGGTGCATTCACAGGCGGATTGACAGGTGGCTTACTTGGAGGATTTGGTAGTGCGACTTCATCCGTTGCAAATCCTCTTGCACGTCATGTGGTAGATACTGTGGGTGAAACCGCAACAGATACGATTGTGGATGCGACCCAGGGCGGAAAAGTCACTCCTGGAAGCATTGCGGCTAGCTTTGCGATCAATGCGATTTCAGAAGGTATTTCCGTTCGAGCTTCTAAAGGTCCTAAAGCAGATGTAGCTAAGAATAAGCCCAAGTCTGGGGATGTACCAGTCACGAAACCTCTTAAGGATGTGACACCTGTTCAGCAATTAGCATTGCCTGGGCCGACAAGTAAACCACTTGCATTACCAGAACCTAAATCTACACCTAAGACAGATTTTTATGTAGGACCAGATGGAACTACTTTGCCAGCTACTGGCTATCGTTATATGAATTCTCAATATGCAGATCAGACAGTGAAATCAATGCAGGCACCGGGAGGATATATAGGATTTACAAGATTCGATTCAGCTAAGCAAGTTCAAGATGCCTACCAGATTGCCCCTGATTGGAGTGATACTAAACTTCGTGGTGAATTTGATACTCTACAAATATTTGATAATGTGAGAGTGCCAAGGGCTTATGGCGATAAAGCAGGTGAAACATTAGAACCCTTAACTAAGGTATATCCTGAATTTGGTACAGGAGGTTATCCTCAGTTAATTACAGATAAGGCGAAAAATATTAACTTCAGAGATGTAGCAATAATAGGAGATTGA
- a CDS encoding helix-turn-helix domain-containing protein, which produces MNTSEVMLLKLGALNKGQTFTISFNNACMLNATNTKFKDLMNTERFVYVDSHFCLNNEKYVEMVDLGIYQMTDYGYEHMDECCLTFDVRYQTDGTLSYKDFNDYIMYRGSDPELKIKVDFSECLISQEILGNVPEYTAEVYTKIAEVMEQLPGNFCGTMVYHRKRRNFTREKLEEHSTVSVSTIQRMENDKEYQKTLGRLMAICIGLKLYPTFSFDLIDKSNCKFDDTIVFHGVYKMLLRNCYHLTVDECNQKLKEMGITLPKKPSRKMVRLLSIATPMIRWAK; this is translated from the coding sequence ATGAATACATCAGAAGTTATGCTTTTGAAGTTGGGGGCATTGAATAAAGGTCAAACGTTCACTATTTCTTTCAATAATGCCTGTATGCTTAATGCGACTAATACTAAATTTAAGGATTTGATGAATACAGAGCGTTTTGTATATGTTGACTCCCACTTTTGTTTGAATAATGAAAAGTATGTAGAGATGGTTGATTTAGGTATTTACCAGATGACTGATTATGGATACGAACATATGGATGAATGCTGTTTAACATTTGATGTTCGATATCAAACCGATGGAACTTTATCGTACAAAGATTTCAACGATTATATTATGTATAGAGGGAGTGATCCCGAACTTAAGATTAAAGTTGATTTTTCAGAATGCCTCATAAGTCAGGAAATACTTGGAAATGTGCCAGAGTATACTGCGGAAGTATATACAAAGATTGCTGAGGTAATGGAACAGCTACCAGGGAATTTTTGTGGGACAATGGTGTATCATCGCAAACGTAGAAATTTCACACGAGAGAAGTTGGAAGAACACTCAACTGTTAGTGTTTCCACTATTCAGCGTATGGAAAACGATAAGGAATACCAAAAGACATTAGGTAGACTTATGGCCATTTGTATTGGCTTAAAATTATATCCTACATTCAGTTTCGACCTTATTGATAAGAGTAATTGTAAGTTTGATGATACCATTGTTTTTCATGGTGTTTACAAAATGTTATTAAGAAACTGCTACCATCTAACTGTCGATGAATGTAACCAAAAACTTAAAGAGATGGGAATTACATTACCAAAGAAACCATCACGCAAGATGGTGAGACTCTTGTCCATAGCTACACCTATGATACGTTGGGCCAAGTAG
- a CDS encoding ImmA/IrrE family metallo-endopeptidase codes for MPNISFEKLLESNFYNIIFKAIDSFIYSNKASLSVKSHTIIDPNYMKLDDFSIKKVLSRKVQDKFIISDLQVIANIEIKGYTKYGYESDSSNIWLRVKVMYKLKQGIHDFKIMSVVPFESSDYDRSNLGLSPEFVPYIKAKELDDIAEEILKQYYPDALQVPMSLPIDEYLANIGLTKVEGRLTKDSSVFGEMVFKDTEVVFYDSDIPETKLIRKKTILVDPDVICLRNQGSYNNTVVHESVHWLLHRYHNEYKMLFDDNHRLSSSKSDRSSLSSSTWSDYDWMEWQANGIAARILMPKKATKQMVQESFVKYSLEFEQEKKALMFEQVIDDLAEFFQVSRLAVKIRLLQLGYSEFEGTYNYVGNEYIRSYAFEVGGIE; via the coding sequence ATGCCAAATATCTCATTTGAAAAATTACTTGAATCTAATTTTTATAACATTATATTTAAAGCAATAGATAGTTTTATCTATTCTAATAAAGCAAGCTTATCAGTTAAGTCACACACTATAATAGACCCGAATTATATGAAACTGGATGATTTTTCTATCAAAAAGGTTTTATCTAGAAAAGTTCAAGATAAATTTATTATTTCAGACCTTCAGGTTATTGCAAACATTGAAATAAAGGGGTACACTAAATATGGTTATGAATCTGACAGTAGTAATATTTGGTTACGAGTCAAAGTTATGTACAAATTAAAACAAGGCATTCATGATTTTAAAATAATGAGCGTTGTCCCATTTGAATCTTCCGATTATGATAGATCTAATTTAGGTTTAAGTCCTGAATTTGTCCCTTATATAAAAGCAAAGGAATTGGATGACATTGCTGAGGAGATACTAAAACAATACTATCCTGATGCACTACAAGTTCCGATGTCACTTCCAATTGATGAGTACCTAGCAAATATTGGATTAACGAAAGTTGAAGGGAGACTAACAAAAGACAGCTCCGTTTTTGGTGAGATGGTATTTAAAGATACCGAAGTTGTATTTTATGATTCGGATATCCCAGAAACTAAGTTGATTAGAAAAAAGACTATTCTTGTAGACCCCGATGTAATTTGTTTACGGAATCAAGGAAGCTATAATAATACGGTTGTTCATGAATCCGTTCACTGGCTACTTCATCGCTATCACAATGAATATAAGATGCTCTTTGATGATAATCACCGTTTGAGTAGTAGTAAAAGTGATAGATCATCATTATCTTCGTCTACTTGGAGTGATTACGATTGGATGGAGTGGCAAGCAAATGGTATTGCTGCTAGAATTTTAATGCCAAAGAAAGCAACTAAGCAGATGGTTCAAGAGTCTTTTGTCAAATACTCATTAGAGTTTGAACAGGAGAAAAAAGCTCTGATGTTTGAACAAGTAATTGATGATCTGGCAGAATTCTTCCAAGTATCACGGTTGGCTGTGAAGATTCGGTTATTACAACTAGGCTATAGTGAATTTGAAGGTACTTACAATTACGTAGGCAATGAATACATCAGAAGTTATGCTTTTGAAGTTGGGGGCATTGAATAA
- a CDS encoding NgoBV family restriction endonuclease — protein MKNIHTIEELFSLTHEKLVGQSGAISINFANRTHVYSGNDVIGNCLQEWLPSWFSFLGVDIQAGEHTQEFPDFVANFDGISYDVEVKAWNVNNAPAFDLANFFSFLDTTYNEPGKLNAHYFILGYRPATDGFSQGFQLEKVYLKHIWEITNPSRNYSIGLQVKRGIPYAMRPCNFYRNEDKHFSDIFEFVSAVTDAFKEFELAADLPFTPEEWYDRVMSYL, from the coding sequence ATGAAAAATATACACACAATTGAGGAATTATTTAGTTTAACGCACGAAAAACTAGTTGGTCAGAGTGGTGCGATTTCAATCAACTTTGCTAATAGAACTCACGTATACTCTGGCAATGATGTTATCGGTAACTGTCTTCAAGAATGGCTTCCAAGCTGGTTTTCTTTCTTAGGAGTCGATATTCAGGCTGGAGAGCATACTCAAGAATTTCCAGATTTTGTGGCAAATTTTGATGGTATCTCTTATGATGTTGAGGTAAAAGCTTGGAATGTGAATAATGCACCTGCGTTTGACTTAGCTAATTTTTTTAGTTTCCTTGATACAACTTACAATGAACCCGGAAAATTAAACGCTCATTATTTCATTCTTGGTTATCGTCCAGCTACCGATGGATTCTCCCAAGGTTTTCAACTTGAAAAAGTCTATTTGAAGCATATTTGGGAAATTACTAACCCTTCTAGAAATTATTCCATCGGATTACAGGTGAAACGAGGTATTCCTTATGCTATGCGCCCTTGTAATTTTTACAGAAATGAAGACAAACATTTCTCTGATATTTTTGAATTTGTTAGCGCAGTGACTGATGCATTTAAGGAATTTGAATTAGCAGCCGACTTACCTTTTACTCCTGAAGAATGGTATGATAGAGTTATGAGTTATCTCTAA
- the dcm gene encoding DNA (cytosine-5-)-methyltransferase: MHGGVREGAGRKAQENKRRPYTVYLSEEEVSIIDNLPLPNSSNFSQKCRELISIGVENIHETLHTKSNEVRFIDLFSGLGGIRIGFEQALSEFGLVGKCVFSSDIKPAAIKAYESNFGHNPQCDVTKISPSSIPNFDFLLAGFPCQAFSQAGLGLGFQDTRGTLFFDIAKILLEKQPVGFVLENVEGLVSHDKGNTFKVITRTLSDLGYNIQYKVLNGKDFGLAQSRKRIYIIGLKNKSVEPLTNFNYSSSVLADIIDIDTPPVSSSFSEKLLSHYKLSDVYGKAIKDKRGGKNNIHSWDIGLKGEISEEQSELLEVLLKQRRNKKWAEIIGIDWMDGMPLTQTMISSFYKHMDLGTMLEDLVEKGYLTYEHPKKLVNGKRVPDTTLEKGYNIVTGKLSFEFTKILSPYDVTPTLVATDVHKLAVPVDGGIRSLTVKEGLRLFGFPETYSLDFLKASEAFDLLGNTVCVPVIKEVSIKLLKSYL, encoded by the coding sequence ATGCATGGTGGCGTTCGAGAGGGTGCTGGTAGAAAAGCACAGGAAAATAAGAGAAGACCTTATACAGTATATTTAAGTGAGGAGGAGGTGAGTATTATTGACAACTTGCCACTTCCAAATAGTTCCAATTTTTCTCAAAAATGCAGAGAGTTAATCAGCATTGGAGTAGAAAATATTCATGAAACTTTACATACTAAATCAAATGAAGTAAGGTTTATAGATTTGTTTAGTGGCCTTGGCGGGATTCGAATAGGCTTTGAGCAGGCTCTATCAGAGTTCGGGCTTGTGGGAAAGTGTGTGTTTTCAAGCGATATAAAGCCTGCTGCGATCAAAGCATACGAATCAAATTTTGGACATAACCCGCAGTGTGATGTTACTAAAATTTCCCCCTCAAGTATACCTAATTTCGATTTTCTTTTAGCAGGATTTCCTTGCCAAGCCTTTTCACAAGCTGGTTTAGGTTTAGGTTTTCAAGATACAAGAGGAACATTATTTTTTGATATAGCTAAAATTTTACTAGAGAAGCAGCCTGTAGGTTTTGTGTTAGAAAATGTAGAAGGCTTGGTTAGCCATGATAAAGGAAATACTTTCAAAGTTATTACTAGAACTTTATCAGATCTTGGATATAATATTCAGTACAAAGTACTTAATGGTAAGGATTTTGGATTAGCACAGTCGAGAAAGAGAATTTATATAATTGGTTTAAAAAATAAAAGTGTTGAGCCTTTAACAAATTTTAACTATTCTTCATCAGTTTTAGCTGATATTATTGACATAGATACCCCTCCAGTCAGTTCATCTTTTTCAGAAAAATTGCTAAGTCATTATAAATTAAGTGATGTATATGGAAAAGCTATTAAAGATAAACGTGGGGGAAAAAATAATATTCACAGCTGGGATATAGGACTAAAGGGAGAGATCTCAGAAGAACAATCAGAACTCTTGGAAGTGTTATTGAAGCAAAGACGTAATAAAAAATGGGCTGAGATTATTGGAATTGATTGGATGGATGGTATGCCTTTGACTCAAACAATGATTTCTAGTTTCTATAAACACATGGATCTCGGTACTATGTTGGAAGACTTAGTAGAAAAGGGTTATTTAACATATGAGCATCCTAAAAAATTGGTCAATGGGAAACGAGTACCAGATACTACGCTAGAAAAGGGTTATAATATTGTGACAGGAAAGTTGTCATTTGAATTTACAAAGATATTGTCGCCTTATGATGTGACTCCGACTTTAGTTGCGACAGATGTTCATAAATTAGCAGTACCCGTGGATGGAGGAATTAGATCTCTCACGGTCAAAGAAGGACTCCGACTTTTTGGATTTCCTGAAACTTATAGCTTAGATTTTTTGAAAGCTAGCGAAGCATTTGACTTGTTAGGCAACACCGTTTGTGTACCAGTGATTAAAGAAGTTTCGATTAAATTACTGAAATCCTACTTATAA
- a CDS encoding IS3 family transposase (programmed frameshift): MSRKPRRHFTDDFKKQIVDLYQAGKKRSELIREYELTPSTFDKWVKQSKTTGSFKTVDNLTAEQRELIALRKRNKELEMQVDILKQAAVIMAPKREVITANKDKYKIVDMCRCLNIPRSSYYYKAVEPVSEAEIEGKVRNIFSESKSRYGARKIKKCLEAEGICLSRRRIRRIMKRLNLVSVYQKAVFKPRSKGKNEAPIPNLLDRQFDQHKPLESLVTDLTYVRMDQRWAYVCLIIDLFNREIIGLSVGWQKTADLVKQAIQSIPYALTKVNLFHSDRGKEFDNQLIDEMLVAFGITRSLSQAGCPYDNAVAESTYRAFKIEFVYQEQFSTLEELAIKTRDYVHWWNHHRIHGSLNYQTPIAKRGTA; the protein is encoded by the exons ATGTCTAGAAAACCACGTCGTCACTTCACGGATGATTTCAAAAAACAAATCGTTGACCTTTACCAAGCAGGGAAAAAGCGTAGTGAGCTCATCAGAGAATATGAGCTAACCCCTTCAACCTTCGATAAGTGGGTGAAACAATCCAAAACAACTGGATCGTTTAAGACCGTTGATAACCTTACTGCTGAACAGCGCGAGCTGATTGCCCTCAGAAAACGAAACAAAGAGCTTGAAATGCAGGTTGACATCTTAAAGCAAGCAGCGGTGATTATGGCGC CAAAAAGGGAAGTAATCACCGCTAATAAAGATAAATACAAAATTGTAGACATGTGCCGTTGCTTAAATATCCCGCGTTCTAGCTATTATTACAAAGCCGTTGAACCTGTATCTGAAGCAGAGATTGAAGGAAAGGTTAGAAACATTTTCTCTGAAAGCAAGTCCAGATACGGGGCTAGGAAAATCAAGAAATGCCTGGAAGCTGAAGGCATCTGCTTGTCTCGCCGACGGATTCGGCGCATCATGAAGCGCCTAAATTTGGTCTCTGTTTACCAGAAAGCTGTCTTCAAGCCTCGTTCTAAAGGGAAGAACGAAGCTCCCATTCCTAATCTCTTAGATCGACAATTCGATCAACACAAGCCTTTAGAATCCCTTGTCACGGACTTGACCTATGTTCGTATGGACCAGCGTTGGGCTTACGTTTGTCTCATCATCGACCTCTTTAATCGAGAAATCATTGGCCTATCAGTCGGTTGGCAGAAGACCGCAGATCTGGTAAAGCAAGCAATTCAGAGTATCCCTTATGCTTTAACCAAGGTCAATCTTTTTCATTCTGACCGTGGCAAGGAGTTCGATAATCAGCTGATTGATGAGATGCTAGTGGCCTTTGGTATCACCCGTTCTCTTAGTCAAGCTGGTTGCCCTTATGACAATGCCGTGGCTGAAAGCACCTACCGTGCTTTCAAGATTGAGTTTGTTTATCAAGAACAATTTTCAACACTGGAAGAACTGGCCATCAAGACAAGAGACTATGTCCACTGGTGGAACCATCATCGCATTCACGGTAGTCTCAATTACCAAACTCCCATAGCTAAGCGAGGTACCGCTTAA
- a CDS encoding recombinase family protein, with protein sequence MVRRNTRKTTRQQERIREAFENERVVEIIPAKSEYTDIKTKKLRVAAYCRVSTFDESQSGSFELQKQTYTQKINNNPEWKLAGIYADQGASGTTIKKREQFLQMLEDCRAGNIDLIIVKSVSRFARNQLDFIGIYRELKTLPNPVGIYIEDINLNTLDTNSEFILGVMSIVAQGESEQKSASITWSVIERFKRGIPIIPTHNLLGYTKDQYGRIIIDDSEAKIVKFIYGSYIDGMSAREIAESLMKNKIPTVTGLDTWSNLAIYNILKNEKYKGEIIMQKTFTVDCFSHKSRKNNGEKPKYRLKNGIPSIIPDSRWELVQQLLKHPRRKSKSTTKVNAPKLYIKKIKSGMLRDFIVLDSSWKSKDIYNIFK encoded by the coding sequence ATGGTAAGAAGGAATACTAGAAAGACAACTCGTCAGCAAGAACGGATTCGTGAAGCTTTTGAGAATGAACGTGTTGTTGAAATTATTCCAGCTAAAAGTGAATATACTGATATAAAGACGAAAAAACTGCGTGTGGCAGCCTATTGTCGTGTCAGTACTTTTGATGAATCTCAATCTGGGAGTTTTGAACTTCAAAAGCAGACCTATACCCAGAAAATAAATAACAACCCAGAATGGAAGTTAGCTGGAATATATGCAGACCAAGGTGCTTCTGGAACAACCATCAAAAAGCGTGAACAATTCTTACAGATGCTTGAAGATTGTAGAGCAGGTAATATCGACTTGATAATCGTAAAGAGTGTCAGTCGCTTTGCTCGTAATCAACTAGACTTCATCGGCATATACCGTGAGCTGAAGACTTTACCAAATCCTGTTGGCATATACATAGAGGATATTAACCTCAATACACTTGATACCAACAGTGAATTCATTTTAGGGGTTATGTCTATCGTGGCTCAAGGTGAGAGTGAGCAAAAAAGTGCGTCAATAACATGGTCTGTTATCGAAAGGTTTAAGCGTGGTATCCCAATCATTCCAACACATAATTTGTTGGGATATACCAAAGACCAATATGGTCGTATCATCATTGATGATTCAGAAGCTAAAATTGTGAAGTTCATTTATGGCTCCTATATCGATGGTATGTCTGCACGAGAGATTGCTGAATCATTGATGAAAAATAAGATACCCACGGTTACTGGGCTGGATACTTGGTCAAACCTAGCTATCTACAATATACTCAAAAACGAGAAGTATAAGGGTGAAATCATCATGCAGAAGACTTTTACGGTCGATTGTTTCAGCCATAAGTCTCGCAAGAACAATGGTGAGAAACCCAAGTACCGTCTTAAAAATGGAATTCCCTCTATCATACCAGATTCTAGATGGGAGCTAGTGCAGCAATTACTTAAACATCCAAGAAGAAAATCGAAATCTACAACTAAAGTAAATGCTCCTAAACTCTACATCAAGAAAATCAAGTCTGGTATGTTGAGGGATTTTATTGTGCTTGATTCCAGTTGGAAGTCCAAAGACATTTATAATATATTCAAATAA